From a region of the Magnetococcales bacterium genome:
- a CDS encoding DUF971 domain-containing protein, translated as MSFGSHHKPLQLRQISKERRIVITWSSGETFDYTMEFLRVMCPCAKCSGHTPDQAQLIDGKQDVTIQAITPVGHYAVKFTFSDDHDSGLYSWDTLHELGTRQETLWQAYLEALEKAGKRRKPSIIPIKMV; from the coding sequence ATGTCCTTCGGAAGTCATCACAAACCGCTCCAGCTCCGCCAGATCTCCAAGGAACGACGCATCGTCATCACATGGTCCAGCGGCGAGACGTTCGACTATACCATGGAATTTCTTCGGGTCATGTGCCCATGCGCCAAGTGCAGCGGACATACTCCCGACCAGGCGCAACTGATCGATGGCAAACAGGATGTCACCATTCAGGCCATCACTCCGGTCGGGCACTATGCCGTCAAGTTCACATTCAGCGATGACCACGACAGTGGCCTTTATTCCTGGGATACGCTCCACGAACTGGGTACTCGACAGGAAACCCTCTGGCAGGCGTACCTGGAAGCCCTCGAAAAAGCAGGAAAGCGCCGCAAGCCATCGATCATTCCCATCAAGATGGTCTGA
- a CDS encoding DUF1640 domain-containing protein, with protein MPQAIAFDTYTYVKKLRDAGVDERQAAIQAEALVTLIEDRLATKRDLAEVDAGLRRDIKELDARIELARTELKRDIKELDARIELARTELKRDIKELDVKIDSVRAELKRDIKELDAKVEVRFKELDAKIELVRTELKRDIKELEQRMVIKLGSLMVIAVGVVAALVKLL; from the coding sequence ATGCCCCAGGCGATTGCATTTGATACCTATACCTACGTCAAGAAACTGAGGGATGCCGGGGTCGATGAGCGGCAGGCGGCCATCCAGGCCGAGGCCCTCGTCACCCTGATCGAGGACCGGCTGGCCACCAAGAGGGATTTGGCCGAGGTCGATGCCGGCTTGCGGCGAGACATCAAGGAACTCGATGCCAGGATTGAGTTGGCCCGAACGGAATTGAAGCGGGACATCAAGGAACTCGATGCCAGGATTGAGTTGGCCCGAACGGAATTGAAGCGGGACATCAAGGAACTTGATGTCAAAATCGACTCGGTCCGTGCCGAGTTGAAGCGAGACATCAAGGAACTGGACGCGAAGGTTGAAGTTCGGTTCAAGGAACTCGATGCCAAGATTGAGTTGGTCCGAACGGAATTGAAGCGGGACATCAAGGAACTGGAGCAACGCATGGTGATCAAGCTCGGGAGCCTGATGGTCATTGCCGTTGGTGTCGTGGCGGCGCTGGTGAAGTTGCTTTAG